In Sphingomonas sp., a single window of DNA contains:
- a CDS encoding metallophosphoesterase: protein MWRWRASWAALVLLGLCALLLGFGYREALGDPVLRRLDVAVQGWPADAPPLRLALLSDIHLGAVSMDDARLRRIVAQVNAAHPDIVLLAGDMVVGHDGEGAEAHAAGLTAPLAGLHAPLGVFAVLGNHDHWTAPAAIRAALARAGVTVLTNDAVRRGPIALLGVDDAYSSHDDVAATLAAWRRLGGVPVVVTHAPDLITKLPPALPLLLAGHTHCGQVVLPGWGPLLLRSPHEHWRMLYSPRLRCGVVHDMGRPIVVTAGVGSGTMPLRLGAPPDWWLITLRRGRR, encoded by the coding sequence ATGTGGCGCTGGCGGGCATCATGGGCAGCGCTGGTGCTGCTCGGCCTGTGCGCGCTGCTGCTGGGGTTTGGCTATCGCGAGGCGCTGGGCGATCCCGTGCTGCGTCGGCTGGACGTGGCGGTGCAAGGCTGGCCGGCGGACGCGCCGCCGCTTCGGCTGGCGCTGCTCTCCGACATCCACCTCGGCGCCGTGAGCATGGACGACGCTCGGCTGCGGCGGATCGTCGCGCAGGTGAATGCCGCGCATCCCGATATCGTGCTGCTCGCCGGCGACATGGTGGTCGGCCATGACGGCGAGGGTGCCGAGGCGCACGCTGCTGGGCTGACCGCCCCGCTGGCCGGGCTGCATGCGCCGCTGGGCGTGTTCGCTGTGCTCGGCAACCATGATCATTGGACCGCGCCGGCGGCGATTCGTGCGGCGCTGGCGCGCGCCGGGGTGACGGTGCTGACCAATGATGCGGTACGTCGCGGACCGATCGCGCTGCTGGGCGTCGACGATGCCTATTCCAGCCATGACGATGTCGCGGCGACGCTCGCAGCCTGGCGCCGCCTGGGCGGGGTGCCGGTGGTGGTCACCCATGCGCCCGACCTCATCACCAAGCTGCCGCCTGCACTACCGCTCTTGCTCGCCGGGCACACGCATTGCGGGCAGGTGGTGCTGCCCGGCTGGGGGCCGCTGCTGCTGCGTTCGCCGCACGAGCATTGGCGCATGCTGTACTCGCCGCGCCTGCGCTGTGGGGTTGTCCACGATATGGGGCGGCCGATCGTGGTGACCGCCGGCGTCGGATCGGGAACGATGCCGCTGCGGCTGGGGGCGCCGCCGGACTGGTGGCTGATCACCCTGCGGCGCGGCCGGCGCTGA